The DNA segment tatatatatatatatatatatatattttaaaatagttctgttaaaataatttcatttaatgataCAATGCAGAAtaacgatatatatatttaaatagttttaggaatttattttattaagttttaattttagATTTAGCTAATTAAATTAAGATCTTGTTATTTCACTGTAGAGTTAATTTCGAGTTACGGAGTTTCGCAAAAATCatttaccaaatatttcaatagGTCAATTCTCTTCATAACTGgaggaaataaatatatatatatataaatttgtgaCGTGATGATGTGCGttagaatatataaataaaaaccttACAAATCTAAAGCAAGCACCTTGCCATATTTCGTATGATTGCAGGCGGGATATGCTGCGCCTGTACAGGGGTGACAGGAGTTTCATCCCAGCTTCATTGAGGAATTGCCCTCCAAACATTTACATGGTCAGTGTTTTACGTGAAAAAATCTAtaaatttatattctttttcTGCTACTATATAACTGCTATATTGATAATTGATTTACTTTATGCCGCTATGTTCTTAATTCCTGTGTTGGTGCTTGCAATATGGTCGGCTGATGCGAAGCGTTTTACATGCACAGTCTGTGATCCGTTAATGCGTGCAATGTGTTTTAAGAATATACCTCTGTTTAAGCTTCCAACATGTGTTGCCATTTCATGAGGTGTGCTTCTGATTCGTCCAATATGATCAGTACCTCTGTATggcttaaatttgatttaagcAGCGCAAAGGCTGCTTGTAACATTTTCTTTGGACTTTAAAGGCTTACAGCATGGTATGTACATCTAAAAGGGTTGCAATATGGTTCATGGCTTGTGAGGACTTGCAACATGGTCTATGTCACTTTATGGTTGCAAAAGTAAGGGTATGTGCCTATTTCAGGCTTGTAATATGGCATTTTTCATGATGATCTGTGCATCTAAAAGGCTTGCAATATGGTCATTGTCTAATACAGGTTTACACCAATGTCAGTGCCACAGTTTGCAACAATAAGAATATGTGGCTTTTAAGGCTTGTTACATGGAATGTGCCTATTTAggtttgaaatatcattttttcaaaaagcctttcaaaatatgttaattgaaaaaatgcaaaaaaaggcTACCAAAAGAATCCggatataaaaataactctaAAACGTTCAATGGCTATAATGATGTTGTCCTTACaattccttttttttattttctatgtatGATTTCTGCTCATGCATTTAAACCTACTAGCATGGTAAGTGCTcctttgatatttcattttatttagagGAACATTTTATTATGGTTTCCAGGCCCAGGGAATGAGATTTATTGGAAACTCAATCGTTGGATCATTTTGGGGTAAGAGAATATGTCAATTTTGCTGAAGATCGATCatgcaataatatattaaaacgaatattctaaatgttttctaaaataaggaattttacaattattttcatttctgtcaGAAACAGCATCACGATCAGCTTAATCATTTTGCAAATACTTAGACATTTTAGTCAATATCTGATGctgtattaattgttttaaatgagcTAAATTACCAAGTTGGTAATAGACAAAATTACGAAGTTGTTAAATGAGCAAACTTGATTTAAGTTGTTGATGGGGAAAATCACCAATTAACAAGCTGTTAAACGGTAAATTCACcaagttgtttttaaatggaaaaaacacTGTTAAACTGTAAAATCACCAAGTTGTAAAATCGGCAATATAAGGTGTAAGAGCAAGTTTGATTATCAACcttattgaattaaatgactGGTAACATCAGTCAAGTTTTTCTTGTTCATACCAAAGACAAATTATTCTTAAATGCGAGTACATAACCCTTAAGTTAATGTTAAGCCTCAAGCAGTTGTTTCGCGGTTGGTTTCAGGGTCagtatttgtgtatgttgtggTATACGTGCCAGTTGCCTTGATGCTTCTGACGTTAAAATATTTGGATGACAAAGACAAACTCCATTTACTTTGGCCCCGTTTCGAGTGGTTGATGTAAGcttttctttgtcttttttgaatatgtttttacataaaatgttcaaaacaatctttaaatgttcattgtatatgcatataattcttacatatttaaatgtgtacATAAAGTTCGTATAAGAATCTGGATCGGAGTTAAGGGCTTGTTGACCCAGGTAACGCATTTGTTTTGATACGTAAAACGGTCTTCACTCAATAATTTCCGTGAGATTAAGATTGCGTTTAAGATTTAATTGCAGTGTTGCCAAACTGTTGTGTATTTTCTTTGTAAGTcagacattttgaaaatttaaaactcAATAATTGCTCAGTTTGAATGTTTTCAGTCAATGAGCCCTCAAGGAATGGAGATTTAAAATAGTAAACACCAATACCTCATTTCAGTTACCCAGCCTGTACCATTCTAATCTTCAAAATACAGATGATTCTAGTGGCCAAGTTTTTCATGCAGCCAAAACTTGAGGAAAGAGACAAGTACAAACCATTGGCCGTTAATAACAGGTGGGAGAATTTCGATTACGTTAGATCAATATTTCTGTATTCTCATTCCTACCCCGCTGTTTTGAAAAACACAACAGCTTTGGCGAAAATTAAGTTATTGCCAACTGGgaattatattgttgtttttcgaaATGATCAAGGTGAGAATCTCAAAATAACATCTTACTTAGGACCATTTCATCAagattgtattttttatcatgGAATGTTTTCAACAGTAGAACCATACCCCTGAAGGTCTCTCGAATTTGCTACTAGGATGCTTCATGAAACTGCCTCCTGGTATAGCTACGTTCAAAGTTTTGAGAGAGAGGGATGGTGAAGTTTTTTATCACCCTAAAGTAGTAAGGAAAAGACCCCTTAAAAATTTCCTTGTTCGTGACAAAGAATTAAAGGCTTATTTTCAGGCCCGCCTATATGCAATAAATGCTACTCAACTTTGGTGTTTGGAAGTGTATGCTATATTAAAGTGTAataatttaatcatataattgtgattttttaaggtttgttTTCACTGAACAGTTTAAACATAGTTGATGAATTTAGgcattcaagttaaaaaatatcttattaaattaaaataatgtaataggagttacatgtattattatactAAAACAATCACCACGTTCTTGTTCCATTTCAGAACAGTGTACGATGTCTTCAGTTTCTTCATGTTGTTTCTCAATGCAAGCATCGGTCTTGTTCAGTACCTGAAGCGAATCTTGTTCAGTGCTGTTCTCGGCGTTTTCCTGATCCCTCGAATGGATCGAAGCCTTTACATGCGGGGGTATGAGACCATGGATAAATGTAAGAAATCCCCCAAATTACTTAAcggtttatgtttttaattactGTGGAGCTAATCAATGGAGTAGGTACCCTTGAtaaggtttgaaaacaaaaaatatttgcgtCATATATCCTGGAACTTGACACAGACAGTTGGAACCCCTTGTTTTGGAGGAATTCACAGTTTGACCCGAATGAATCGATCTGtaaagaatttcatttttaccataaaaataaactttcggCTAAAAATCCTCGTGAACGACACAGTTTCAGggtagaaaaaaatcaattgagatGATTCCTTGATATTGAACCTCTGCAATACAACTTTGAATTTGGCACGTTCTTATTTTACGAATCTTTTTGTTATGTGATCTAATACGTGTTAATTTTATTCGTATActtcatacaattatatttactCATTTCTAAGctatcaattattattaaatttaatttatatattggGCGATTGGGGAGGGTATTTTGTAAGTCTTGGTGTCGATGTGCAAAAACTTGGCCATTACTCTGAGACATTTAACTGCGGCTTAAAAAGAACTTGAGCTATATCCCTTGTTCGACTGAAAAAAAGAACAGACATCCACTCCATGGTACTCTTGTTTCATATATTGGCTTCCAGGCTACACCAACTACATAGGTATGATCCTAGTCGATGTCGCCCACAATCATCCGGTCATGCGAGTATTTTGTCATGTACTCAGTGATGCTATGGAAAGGACACGCAAGAGGGCCACGGCCACCACAGAATACCAAGAATACCCACCTTATGCAGATGTCCGGCCAGAACAACAGGACAAAGGTATTGTTCTTATTGTAAACGCAATGTTGTACATTACAACTAGCTTTTGTGAATGCTCATCTAGCCTGTGCATATGTCTGTTGAGCTGCAGTACACCTTAAACtatggattttgaaataataatgtaCAAATGGTATCCACATCGGGACAATGTACATGTTTCGGTCAAAAATCCTCACGGCCACACTTTATATGTTAGAAAAGGCAAATAGCAAGTAATATATAGTTAAAAAGTTATGATAATGAAGGGTTTACAAGCTTGTTACTTCTGTCAAGTCGAAACGCGTCCTACCTCAATATCATGCCATACtatgtattaaacatttttgcattttagaaaatgtagCTTTCTCCATGTTTCTTGTATGAACTTTTCTATACTCCTGGTGACCTTATGCGGATTTCAGAACTGAGCATTGCTAAAAGAAGATGGCTTCTAGCCTTTACTCTCGTTAGAAATCCAGACTTACAGCAGCTACGAGTTCACGGCACGCATAATATCAAGGATGATAACTCAGTGTATGTCGATGTTAGCGATATTGCTGTTGTGGATGCAGAAAAATGTTCTGGAATCAGTGACAACATGGTCATGGACACTTGGGGTTGTGTTTGTCGTTTTTGTAAGAATTATAAATTTACGATCCCACCAAATATTACCACTAACATTATGGTAGGCATTGTATTATTTGCCATACTGATAATCTATTTTGGACTTCCGTTgattattacattatattaaatCCAGCGTAAGAAAACGATCTTGTTGGGAATCATAATATTGACCTCTATTTAGTTGTATTTTGTGTTGAAATAGTTGCATAAATTTTCTTATTAAGTCAATGCCGGAAAGGGCATGAAAACTATTCGAAGAAAtccttttttgtcagcaattaaTTTGTCACATCTTAATGTGTTGCCATCGTTTTTTATACACAAGAAAGGCTGACCTAGAGAGTTACtattctttgttgttgttgttgatttctcatatacaaat comes from the Mya arenaria isolate MELC-2E11 chromosome 13, ASM2691426v1 genome and includes:
- the LOC128214622 gene encoding stimulated by retinoic acid gene 6 protein-like gives rise to the protein MSLWSSPEPFPTQTPETTTPVDKDEYEYYCNETVFKNDIVSSYSHWFLIPSVLILLLLAFLEKRQSVKLEFLGGRPGLPRPFSFLDEPRNKWGILFAFGSATANLLQVLFQTFSANFPVWAKIFLVYILSLETSLICYPLFACMSSRYTLVGAITGILYSTGWLSFHLFRLVHEARCYAKYNMESVDVAGASIAMKLPVVLFSLFVVIKFVGKLTKCLRQKKYSRSRSEEVGNKLCTSSDLLYVKTLFNATGYTETEEDLKTMPCWTRLFRKFVKPVHGFKFPIAMLITTFLSCIFIYWTTINLVTVFDFISHKYGLLTVANVFACLTTIPCGLRNVYLVLMSYRRDMLRLYRGDRSFIPASLRNCPPNIYMAQGMRFIGNSIVGSFWGSVFVYVVVYVPVALMLLTLKYLDDKDKLHLLWPRFEWLIYPACTILIFKIQMILVAKFFMQPKLEERDKYKPLAVNNRTVYDVFSFFMLFLNASIGLVQYLKRILFSAVLGVFLIPRMDRSLYMRGYETMDKCYTNYIGMILVDVAHNHPVMRVFCHVLSDAMERTRKRATATTEYQEYPPYADVRPEQQDKELSIAKRRWLLAFTLVRNPDLQQLRVHGTHNIKDDNSVYVDVSDIAVVDAEKCSGISDNMVMDTWGCVCRFCKNYKFTIPPNITTNIMVGIVLFAILIIYFGLPLIITLY